In Rhodococcus rhodochrous, a single genomic region encodes these proteins:
- a CDS encoding bifunctional 2-methylcitrate synthase/citrate synthase: MTNTVPTIYKGLAGVVVDTTAISKVVPETNSLTYRGYAVQDLAAHCSFEQVAYLLWNGELPTHSQLELFCQRERANRRADRSLLALVAKMPENCHPMDVVRTAISYLGAEDPEEWDNSSRAKREKALRMMALLPTIVAADHRRRHGLDPIAPHHSLGFAENFLNMCFGEVPDAEIVKAFEVSLILYAEHSFNASTFAARVVTSTLSDIYSAVTAAIGTLKGPLHGGANEAVMHDMLEIGEPERAEEWLRGRLARKEKVMGFGHRVYKNGDSRVPTMKRAFLDVAAKTGGEKWVRMYEILERTMNEATGIKPNLDCPTGPAYYLMGFDIEVFTPIFVMSRITGWTAHIIEQGESNALIRPLSEYSGVPQRPVVA, from the coding sequence ATGACGAACACAGTCCCGACCATCTACAAAGGGCTGGCCGGCGTCGTCGTCGACACCACCGCGATCTCCAAGGTGGTGCCCGAGACGAATTCGCTGACCTACCGTGGTTATGCGGTGCAGGACCTCGCGGCACACTGCAGTTTCGAGCAGGTCGCCTACCTGTTGTGGAACGGCGAGTTGCCGACCCACTCCCAACTCGAGCTGTTCTGTCAACGCGAGCGTGCGAATCGTCGCGCCGATCGATCGCTCTTGGCGCTGGTGGCGAAGATGCCGGAGAACTGCCACCCGATGGACGTGGTGCGCACCGCTATCAGCTATCTCGGCGCCGAGGACCCAGAGGAATGGGACAACTCGTCTCGGGCGAAGCGTGAGAAGGCCCTTCGCATGATGGCTCTGCTGCCTACGATCGTCGCGGCCGACCATCGGCGCCGTCACGGCCTCGATCCGATCGCGCCTCACCACTCGCTCGGGTTCGCCGAGAATTTCCTGAACATGTGCTTCGGAGAGGTGCCGGACGCAGAGATCGTCAAGGCGTTCGAGGTCTCGCTGATCCTGTACGCCGAGCACAGTTTCAACGCATCGACCTTCGCGGCGCGCGTGGTGACGTCGACCCTGTCGGACATCTACAGTGCCGTCACCGCCGCGATCGGCACCTTGAAGGGCCCGCTGCACGGCGGCGCCAACGAAGCCGTCATGCACGACATGCTCGAAATCGGTGAACCCGAACGGGCCGAGGAATGGTTGCGCGGCAGGCTTGCCCGCAAGGAGAAGGTCATGGGCTTCGGGCACCGCGTCTACAAGAACGGTGACTCCCGGGTGCCCACGATGAAGCGGGCCTTCCTCGACGTCGCGGCGAAGACCGGCGGTGAGAAGTGGGTACGGATGTACGAGATCCTCGAACGCACCATGAACGAGGCCACCGGCATCAAGCCCAACCTCGACTGTCCCACCGGCCCGGCCTATTACCTGATGGGCTTCGACATCGAGGTGTTCACACCGATCTTCGTGATGAGCCGCATCACCGGCTGGACCGCACACATTATCGAGCAGGGTGAGTCGAATGCACTGATCCGACCGCTCAGCGAGTATTC